CTGAAGGCTGCTTTCCATATTTGGAAACTcctggctggcagccctgcccacggcagggggtCAGAGCTtcaaggtcccctccaaccgtagccgttctgtgattctttgcactgaaaaacagGGTGTGCTTACATCCATGTAAGATAATTTCTTCATCTATAATAAAAAGAGCGTTTTCCCCGACCAAGTGGAATTTTTGCTGTAGTCCTGAAGTGGGTAAATGCAATAAACAGGTGCTTGCTTGCTACCTAACTTGGAGTTAAAAGGATTTGAGGAGGAATTACGATTTGTTTGCTGTTCGGAACATTCAGCTCCATTCCATGGTGCTCTCTGTAAATCGTTTGGCTTCTTCTTTTGAACCTGTGTGCACGTTTAGGAAATGAAGCCTGGTTAAGTAGTACTCAGTATGTGTAGAGGTGTGCCAGTAGGGTGCTATGTGCTGTAATGTAgttaaacataaaaaaaatcagaagtcagACAAACTTCACTCACTGAGGTTTTATTGTTTTAGGTCATGAGAGGGATGGAGAATGCTGTGATGGGACATAACAGCAAAGCCAAAGCTCAGGTGACTGGCAAAAGGGCTGTTTTGGAAGAAATAGGTAACAAAGTTACAAGAGGATCCAATGTACCTAAGGTAAAGTACACTCGAAATCTATCAGTAGGGAAAGGGTGCTTAACTAGCTCTGTACTAATAGCTGttgttttcactgcagaaaacgGACTGCATCAAACCATCAGTAAGGGCTACAAAGGGACCTGGCAAGATGACAAATACAGCTGCACCACCTAAACCTCCAGCTGCTGTGAATCAAGCAGTCAAAGACACTACTACTGCATCAAAGGTAGGCAGTAACAATACTAATCTGCTTCTTAGGGCTTAGCCAGAGCCCTAACATCAAATTTTATTTGTAGGtgtattttgtttccatgttggaaaagcagagcttttgtCTTGAAGGTTTGGTTTAATGCATGGCATCTTGGTGAAAGCTTGCTACGCTGGGATGCACACTCTTTCAGCTTCTAATCTTCATACGTTGTTACACTACAAAAATGTGGGAATAAAGAAACAATGATGCTTTGTCAGTAGACATGAAAGCACTGTGATCTGCTTCTTAGGTTCTGTCCCCTGTCCCTATGGATGTATCTATGCAAGAGGAGGATTTGTGTCAAGCCTTCTCTGATGTGTTGCTCCACAACGTAGAAGACATCGATGCGGATGACTCGGGGAACCCCCAGCTATGTAGTGACTATGTAAAAGATATCTACCTGTATCTGAGACAGCTTGAGGTATGACATACtgagtctgtgctgctgcagtggagtGTTAATTTTGTTGCTCACGCAGCTCTTTCTCTTAACAGCTGCAGCAATCTGTGCGCCCACATTACCTCGATGGGAAGACGATCAATGGACGTATGCGTGCAATTTTAGTTGACTGGCTTGTCCAGGTCCACTCGAGATTCCAGCTTCTTCAGGAAACGCTGTATATGTGTGTTGCAGTTATGGACCGCTTCTTACAAGTAAGTCACAAAGGTGTTTGTCAACATGTGTTTAGACTGGGAGATTTGGTCCATAACTGTGGTTTTAAAGGCGTTTAGGATTTCTCCCAGGAACCCTACAGTTTGTCTGAGAGTTCTGTAACATAGCATCTTAAGTCTAAAGCAGTGATTCTTTGAACTTATTATGGGAATGCTTTTGACTCAGAAAATCTcaattatgtttttaataatcacagaaaaaaatggcattttaagCTGATGAATTATAATGTTTGTCTAGAGCTTAAATTTTGAGATGTGCTTTTCCAATTCCTGTGTTGCAGAGTCATCCGGTACCTCGTAAGAGGCTTCAGTTGGTGGGTGTAACAGCGCTGCTTCTAGCCTCAAAATACGAAGAGATGTACTCTCCTGATATAGCAGACTTCGTTTATATTACTGACAATGCCTACAACAGTGCTGAAGTTAGAGAAATGGAGATCACGATTCTGAAAGAATTGAACTTTGATTTGGGACGGCCTCTTCCACTTCACTTCTTAAGAAGAGCATcaaaagctggggaggtgggTACTTGTCCTCACTATCTAGACTCTTCATGtgtcacagaattgcagaatggctcaagttgaaagggaccatGGGAGCCATTGGGCCTGGATTCTTGACTTGCTCAATTAAAGGCATTGGGAGCTGCTTGCCTGTATCGTGTGCAGGTGGCTTTTAAATATCCCTAACAAGGGTGACTCTGCAACTTAGTTGTATGATGTCTTCCAGTGCTGCATTGCTCtctgggtttaaaaaaaaaaaaaaaaaaaaaaagtgtttatatAGAGTGTGTATATATAGGATTTCTTCTCATTCCTCTTGATATCACTGACTGGGTATAGTTCTGTCTGGGTTTTAGCTTTCTTAACCTAATATCTGGCTGCTCAGGCAACTTCTTTGTAGTCCTCCCAGCTGACCTGTTCCTGCTTCCACTCCCTATAGACTTTCTTTTCGAGTTTACATAAGTCCAGGAGCTCATTCTTGATCCACGGAGGCCTCCTGGCCTTCTTTCCTGCCTCCTTTTTTTCAGGATGCACTGCTTCAGGGCTTGGAGGAGAGATGGTCCTTGAATACTGACCAGCTTTGTTGACATCCCCTCTTCCCTCCAAGGGATTCCTTTCTCCCATGTCACCCTGCTAAGCAGTTCTTTTAGAATTTACAGTTCATAGTCTGCTCTCCTGAATTCCAGAGCAGCAAGCTTGCTGCACACCCTCTTTGATACCCTGAAGATTTTGAACACCATTTTGTGGTCAGTCACTATAGCCAAGGCTGCCTCTGAGCTCCACATTACTCACCAGTCCTTCTTCATTGACAAGGACAAGGTCTGGTGTAGCACCTTTTCTCGTGGGTTCCTGTACTACTTGGGAGAGAAAGCTATCACAACACATTTCAGGAACCTCTTTGATTTATGGTGCACTGTTGTGTTGTCCTTTCAATAGATACTGAGCTGGTTTTATGGTTGTGAATGTGAAGCTGCTCCTATCTGTTTATAGAGGGCCTCATCCACTAGGTCTTCCTGATCAGTTGGCCTGTAGCAGACCCTGCACTATGATGTCTCCTTCCCTTTAACCCAAACCTATAAGCTCTCTGTCAGCTCCTTGTTTATCATGGAGGTGGAGCTCCATGAACAACAGGTGGTCACTGATGCGAAGGCAGCAGCCCCCCTTTCTCCTCTGCCtctctttcctgaagagtttaCCCATCTATTCCTCCATAGCAGTTGTGAGAGGCACCCCACCACATCTCAGTGATGCCATTGacatcacagccctgctgttcctcctgcttgttcccagtgctgcatgcattggtgtATGAGCACTTAAGTTGGGCTCGTATGTTTATTTAGTAGATAAATTACTGCATAACTCCTGAAGCTAGCTGAATTGCTAATGAAAATCTATTTAACACATTTTATACTCTTCCCCCACCCCCTAGagcatgggtgtccaaccttttggcttgcctggtCCGTGTTGAGTAAAGGGGtattgtcttgggctgcataaagttgctccaaaaataatgcctcctatttatttccatggaaactacagcaggtACAGAGAGCACAATGACACTATTTGGTAGGGTGGATTCTCAGCTAGAAAACAGTCTTCACTctagtcatcaccattagctatgcatttgcACCAGTGGTGAACtagagcctgcatgccacactcataaaaatcagccattctgtcagacagcaacaaaatataatgggcagttggtgggaaggttcaaccttcattgccatgccaccaacatccaaCTTTGATATCACgggctaacataataaaataggaggcgttacttttggagtagTCCTCATAACATATTCAATATCATCAATATATAAGTAATAAGGCATTGtagtttttaatattaaaatgtttaaaaacacaaaattaagGGGATATTTGACTGtgtttttgtgaaacaaatgcaTCAGTCTTGTTCAGTGGATATGGCTGTAattctcagtgagttctcaaggtgttgATCAGATTGAAATCTTACTGTACGTCATACTTTGATAATTGTTCACAAACgtatgtactgccaaaaagcaatgacatgaTTAAGGTGTGGTTGTGAAGTGAaggattatttttctctcataaGAAGTCTTACAAAAGTCTGGTAAAGAGGCAGGATCAGATTCCTTGGGTTGAAATCTGTAACTCCacacatttgaaaatgtgaacaCAATTTATttatatcaactgaaaatggtgTCATGAGAACAAATGGGTGAGTTTTTGGCActcttgaaacctattctcaaacACCTTTATCAAAACGCAAAGCACAGCTGCGCATTCTTTGGCTAAACACTGCTCCGAACAGCAGTCAAAACGCATACGATTCTCTGCCATCACTTGaatcagcactgcactgctctgcctttCCTGTGCCCTGCTTTCAGTCACAGTATTAATAGAGCACTGAtggtttggttgttgctgagcaatgggtgTGTGCATGGGGCAGCTCTGTGGTGAAGGGCTGCTGCCTTTACACAGCATGGGGCAGAGGATGGCTGcgctgctgtctgtgctgggaTTTGCCTGCTGTGGAGGGAGCACTTGTAGCCCTCGTTGGGCACCCCAGTGCTCGGTACTGCCATCTTCTGTTGAGTGCTCCTCTGACTGTGTCTGAATTGCAAAGGCTGCTAGACGGAACAGGTTTAGAATTTAGAGGCAATTGCTCGTTAATGTTGTTGACTGTTGTTTTGCCGAGTTATTTCTAAGTTGATACTTCAGGGTTGTTAATTCTATTATGATAAGGTAAGGTACAAGGTATTATAATGTGGACTAATAAACTCTCACTCCCGTAGGCGGACGCTGAGCAACACACGCTGGCAAAATACCTCATGGAACTGACACTGATAGACTACGACATGGTGCACTGTCACCCCTCAGAGATTGCAGCTGCTGCGCTGTGCTTGTCGCAGAAGGTTCTGGGCCATGATAAGTGGGTAAGGGTTGCAGTCAAAATCAAGGGGGTTTTCCTCCATACAGTTGGACCATCTAAAAAAAGTACTTCTGGAACTCGTGTTTAGAAGTAATGCTGGAGATTAAATGACGGAGAGGCTGATAGGAAAATGATTATACCACTGAAAATATAACTTACTCTTTTCTATATGAGTACCATGATTTGATTATGAAAGTGAGTTATAGGAGAACATATTGTATAttttgttggtttgggttttttgtttgttttcttttttaaagtagatCTTGATTATGTAGCTTGCAAGTAAGCTAGATTAAATCATGGAGTGTGAATATAAATTGTAATTCAGCTATTAGTTACTCTTGcaaggtttgtttttgttgttctgtagGGTGCAGAAATGTGACTCAGCATTGATGTGTTTAGTCTTCCACTGCATACTAAAATTATTGCGAATCTGCCTTTTCAACTGGCAGTCCTACAACTCCTAGCACTCAAGGCTAGCAGTTGATACCTGGGACTTTAGTGAACTGAAGTGATTGTGTCTTGAGCAGAATTCCCCCCCTTTTATAGATTCTAAATTTCTTAATGTTGTGCTGCAGGGTACAAAGCAGCAGTACTATACTGGGTATGCAGAAGACAGCCTTGCAATGACTATGAAGCATATGGCCAAGAACGTCGTCAAAGTAAATGAAAACTTAACAAAATATACTGTAAGTATATCTACTTAAGTAAGTCTTCTAATGCTTTAGAAAGCCACCTTTGCTGCATGTTGTGATTTCACAGATGAACATTTTGTATGTTACCTTACTGCATACGCTATTTTGACAAGCCTCTTGAGTGTTCATCAGTACTGACATCAAAACTCTTTATCTAAACTACTCTTGGTACTCTGCCTGCTGGTTCACTTCTAACccttacttttgtttgttttcaaaacagtcAGACTAACTCAAAATTGTCTGTCTGGATTGAAGTACTGTGCGTGTGTGTAAACTTCCTGTAACACTATTCCTCTGCAGGCTGTAAGGAACAAGTATGCAAGTAGCAAACTCCTGAGGATCAGCACAATCCCTCAACTGAACTGTAAGACTATCAAGGACCTAGCTGCACCACTCTTATAACCCTAGGCAGATGTATTCTGATGATATATGCACTTTGTGTCATCCTCATTTGCCTACTGAGGAAAAACTACTGCCCTGTGTAAATACTATTCCAGTCCTACCACCAACATTTCAGACTCACTCTGAAGTTTTAAATTTGCTTTGTACTACAACTGTATACCTAGAAATAAAGCTcctctctttcaaaaaaaaaaaataaaacaaaaaaagttatgCCTGCCATTTGATGTCCTGGTAGAACACTTGACAAAGTGAGTGGCTGATGTAATTTGCACAGAGATTGGTGATACTCTTTGTGGTTGTTTCCAGTGATTACCTGGATTCATAGTGGGTTATATTTAGTAATTTGTTCTCCCTCTTAAAGAGTAGGCAGACTGTTAATAGTTCCTTAATAGACCTTAAGGGATGTTTGTTGTGTAGTTTCTTGCAGTGTGTTGTCCCAGAGAAGCATTCAAGAAGTAGTTTGACTTCAAGCTTGGGAAAGAAATAGGCTGTAACAGATATAGCCTTGTGGTTTAGATAGTAGAGGGATGGATAACTCATTTTTGTATCTTTGTATGCCTAACCAAAGAGCAGAGGCAGAAAACGACCCCTGTGATCACAACTAGTGGTATGCTCAAAGGAGTACAAGCATTGTAAGTACCTGAGTTCTTTTGCCTTGCTTTATTTATGCCTTTCTATTGATGTAgtacttaaaatatattttaatgttaaattGCAACCTTAAGATATTCTGTAAATCCTGCTGTAGTCATTACCTCCCTTCACTGTCTCCAGTATGGATGTGCTGGCTCTGATGTAGGAGCAAAACCGCAGAACTGGGAAACTGCCTAGACATCCATGCTCATCTGTGGAATAATGTTGGAGCTGCAAGTGTTAATCTTCACAGGCAGGTGTCTTTTCTCTAGGATAAGACAGGTAATTTGAGTCTAGCACTTACTGCAAGCGTTTCAGGGAGGAAGAGTGTTTGATCACTCAAGTCTATGCAGTTCTGTCCTGGACTGAAACTAGTTTCTAGCTGCTAGTCCCAgtacaaaaaaatgcattgtgcATTCTGTTATCTATTAGTGGAGATGTTTGTGTGCCTAAATTAAGCCTGGGCAAATGGCTTTGGAGGGACAGGATTCAGGATTTGGCATCTTAAGAGCACTTAACAAAAAATGCAGCGTGTAAGGCTTAGCTGGGCAATAGCAAAAACAGCCTGAATTAGAGCACAGGAAGggctattttttatttaaaatcatgaCAATAAAATCAAACAGGTGGTGGTTAAGACATGTTAGCATGTATAATATCTGAAAGCAAAGTGCACAGTGAACAGACTTGTTAAGCTAcctgcttgttttgtttcatggaGGTTTGAAAGGCAAAGGAATGAATGCTTGTAACTATGGCAGACAGCAGCAATTCTAAATGGTGTGGGAGGCAATCAAACTTAAACAgtaacatttctgcttttagaaatCAGGAGGATTATCAGTAAGTACCTGGCATAAAAACCATAGTAGAACTTCTATGAGTAAGAACAGTGGAATACAGCATTATACATTCATACATGTTTCTaatatattcagtttttatATACAGTATAGGATTTGTTTCCATAAATGTACAGCTTTGCATAAACATAACAGGTGGAGCATCAAACATAAATCCAACATGGGCCAGCCATATTCTAATATAAGTCTTGAAGGCAACGTTGTTTAGCAttactctgcatttttctgtttaaacttCTTGTAGTGCCTGCTGGAGACCCTAGACACAAGTGCACCCAGTTCCATTACACCTCTAGAAAATTACTTAAATACACTCCATCATGTTAGGTTTTTAGATGGTGAATACCCCAAATCACCCTAAATCTTTTGAACACGTAGCAGCATACTTAATATGTTCCCCAGCATCATGTGCATTAGAAAAAACGTGCTTTTAACATGATCTTTGTTAGACAATTAAAAAGACTACTATCAGCTAGAGGCACTTAATATTCCCATTTCCAAGTGTGTGGTCCCAGATTATAAAGCACCTTTCTGTTCCAGGATGATGGTAGGTTTGGGTATTCTTCACTTGTGAAGTGTGAAAACCAGGttttaaatagaataaataatttGTCAGTACGTCCATTGCTGTATGGTTCTGAGACAGAGGATCTAAGTCTGCTGTGAAtaatattcttctttcttgtatGCAACTTTACTGGTGAAAGGTACTGCTGAGAATGGCAGATCTCGGGAGATCAGTGTCCTGAAGGCAAGGGGAAATATCCTCAACACTGGTAACCtcatgccattttttcttttttctgaaagtctttTATATCTTGGTGACATAATTGTTGGGGAAAAGACCTTGTTTCCCTCGTAGTCTTCCTGTCCACCAACCAGAAGGATctataacaaagaaaacaaagtgaggCTTTGTaaaacctttttgtttgttttctgaggcAGACTTAAAAAACTTCTTGCCTTCCTGTCAGCCTTTTTACAGAGGAGTGATAATAAATGACTTGGAAAACTGAATTGGCTAATCTCTTGGCTACATGACTGTGCTTTAGGTTTCTTTGGAGGCATGGAGAAGACGCTTTGttacttgtttttcttatgaTATAGGCTAATTTTCAGCCAGAAACTCTTTAACAGTTACAGTCAACTAAACTGACAGTAGCAAATACTGTGCATCTCTTTCAAGTGTTCACTCTTGCCTTAAAGCGACTGTGGAAGATATCTTTGCATAGAAATTTGCAAGCCTAGTCATGGAAGATATCTGCAGGTTAGTTCCAAAAGTTATGCCTTTTTTTCACTCCTTGTGAAAATGTACCTTCAAGATGAGTGCTTTTATACATTAACATACCTTCTTTGATGATGTCAATCACATCGTTGGCATTAAAGCTAAGTTCATCTGTGTCCTGAGCATCATATGCGTACAGTGCCTTGCACTGTGGTACCTGAGGTTTAGGTTTTGGCTGTGGTTTAGGCCTTCCTCCAGCTGGTGGGGGCCGGTTTGTTGATTGCCTGCGGACACTGGGGGGTTAGGGGTAAAGAATGTTAACATCCTTCAGAGATTGAATGCACTTGTTAATTGTCACaccaattaaaaataagcatataaCACTAGGACCACTCTTCTGAGTGTTAAATTTAGTTAAGCACTTGGAAACAGCAGGTCAAATGCATAGGAgaaagcagtgctcagagcagaatggaaataaatgccCATGTCCTCCCAGCTCACACCcatgcacagggctgcagctgccttgtgctgccagcagggtgTGCATGCCTCAAGCATAAGTGCTGCCCTGGTGGTGGGGCACAGCTGGCCCATGCCTCTGCCTGTATGAGACTGGTGGAGAGGGGCCTGGCCTCTGTGCTGAAGATAGGGCTGcgtgcccagagctgcagctttaacttcctttgctgtttaCCCTAAAGAAATGGAACTTCTTAGGAATACTGTAAGATAGAGtgcttttttctgcttggaaacTAGAAAGTGGCCCTGGGAAGATCTACTGAAATGTCTTGGGAGTGATAATAATGGTCGGGAGAACAAGGCTGTATTGATGTTATGGCAGTCTTCAGTTACAAATTCAACTTTCTACTCCGTGCTCAGAATTTGGTAGTATTAGCATTAGCAAAGCTTTGAATGCATGCTATCAAAATAAACCTGTCATCTTCCTCTAGGCTTTACCATCATATATCTACTCTGATTCCCAGACTTCTCAACACATTTATTGtcacaaagattaaaaaaaaaaaaccactatttttttctaatgcctACCTCAAGTTTTCCTTACTGAGTTGTGTGCTCCTCAGGGTGGGCATGGCCCACTGTTTCTGACCAAAATAATTCCTTCCAAGTTGTATTTTACACTATAAAAACTGAAACGATTTGGTAAAGCTGTAGAGATTGCTTAATACCCAGTACCCCATGTGTTGGGATGTTAAAGTCACAGAAATGACTGTGCCAGGTTGCTTTGGAACAAAAACAGCTTCTTAGAGAAACTGACCTCTACAAAAGCCATTTGAAGGGGATAAGCAGACAGCTGATCCCAACAGGTTCTGTAAGTAGTTACTGCTGTAGCTTTTATggattttattactttttttttgtattttacttttttcctcccaccAGCTTTGAGCATACAGCTACCttgggggggaagggagaaacaCTGTGTTATATCTTCACTATCTCCTCTAGTTTGACAACTATTTTAAATGGCAATTACATGAACTGGGAGCTTTAATGTGTTTTTATCATCCTtataaacttaaaaaacaaatgactgAAATAGAGTTGTTGGTGTTTACCAAAGCATTGGGAACTACCTGGTATAACATGTTTTTAATCCTGTTAAGAGTGAATAACCTTCATTACATACCTGATTAATATCTATTCACAATTGTCTGGTAAAAATCACATAGCTTTACCCTAGCTGTA
This Lagopus muta isolate bLagMut1 chromosome 10, bLagMut1 primary, whole genome shotgun sequence DNA region includes the following protein-coding sequences:
- the CCNB2 gene encoding G2/mitotic-specific cyclin-B2; this encodes MALTRRAAVMRGMENAVMGHNSKAKAQVTGKRAVLEEIGNKVTRGSNVPKKTDCIKPSVRATKGPGKMTNTAAPPKPPAAVNQAVKDTTTASKVLSPVPMDVSMQEEDLCQAFSDVLLHNVEDIDADDSGNPQLCSDYVKDIYLYLRQLELQQSVRPHYLDGKTINGRMRAILVDWLVQVHSRFQLLQETLYMCVAVMDRFLQSHPVPRKRLQLVGVTALLLASKYEEMYSPDIADFVYITDNAYNSAEVREMEITILKELNFDLGRPLPLHFLRRASKAGEADAEQHTLAKYLMELTLIDYDMVHCHPSEIAAAALCLSQKVLGHDKWGTKQQYYTGYAEDSLAMTMKHMAKNVVKVNENLTKYTAVRNKYASSKLLRISTIPQLNCKTIKDLAAPLL